The Deltaproteobacteria bacterium genome has a segment encoding these proteins:
- a CDS encoding 3-hydroxyacyl-CoA dehydrogenase family protein — protein sequence MEIKKVGVVGAGTMGNGIAQIAALIGCDVVMRDVKDEFVDRGMKSIDRFLSRSVEKGKMDADQKKAAIGRIQGTTDLGLMKDVDFVIEAVIEDLDLKKSVFRELDEVCPPEVILASNTSSMSLTEIASATKRPEKVCGMHFFNPVPLMKLVEIIRGYSTSDDTVATTTALAQKMGKITVEVRKDSPGFIVNRIMIPHMIEAIKIVEEGIATPEDVDIAVKNGLNYPMGPFELMDLTGIDVCYFVAEYFYKELNKESKWVSPNLLKTMIRANRLGRKTGGGWYEYGK from the coding sequence ATGGAGATTAAAAAAGTTGGCGTTGTGGGTGCCGGGACCATGGGAAACGGCATTGCGCAGATCGCGGCACTGATCGGTTGTGATGTGGTGATGCGGGATGTCAAGGATGAATTTGTCGATCGGGGGATGAAGAGTATCGATCGATTTCTTTCCAGAAGTGTCGAAAAGGGGAAGATGGATGCGGACCAAAAAAAGGCCGCCATAGGCAGGATCCAGGGGACTACAGATCTGGGGCTCATGAAAGATGTGGATTTTGTGATCGAGGCGGTCATCGAAGACCTGGACCTAAAGAAGAGCGTGTTCAGGGAGCTTGATGAGGTGTGCCCCCCCGAGGTGATCCTTGCCTCCAATACCTCGTCCATGTCTCTGACCGAAATCGCGTCAGCCACCAAACGACCGGAAAAGGTCTGCGGGATGCACTTTTTCAATCCGGTGCCGCTGATGAAGCTCGTCGAGATCATCAGGGGGTATTCAACCAGCGATGACACCGTGGCCACGACCACGGCGCTCGCCCAAAAGATGGGAAAAATTACCGTGGAAGTCAGGAAAGATTCTCCCGGATTTATTGTCAACAGGATCATGATTCCGCATATGATAGAGGCCATAAAAATCGTTGAGGAAGGGATCGCGACTCCGGAAGACGTTGACATTGCGGTCAAAAACGGCCTCAATTACCCGATGGGGCCGTTTGAATTGATGGACCTGACGGGCATCGATGTCTGTTACTTTGTTGCCGAATATTTTTACAAGGAATTGAACAAGGAGTCCAAATGGGTTTCCCCCAATCTCCTCAAGACCATGATTCGGGCAAACAGGCTGGGAAGAAAAACAGGGGGCGGTTGGTACGAATACGGCAAGTAA
- a CDS encoding aurora kinase A-interacting protein, with the protein MGSVVKKRRKKITKHKYRKLRKKMRHKNK; encoded by the coding sequence ATGGGTAGTGTGGTTAAGAAGCGTCGAAAAAAAATTACTAAGCACAAATACAGAAAACTCCGCAAGAAAATGCGTCATAAGAACAAATAA
- a CDS encoding diguanylate cyclase — METDNICYGDEAVLVVDDEEFVREPIVAMLERLGFKAEAERSGEEALERLAEKEYTFLLTDIRMLGDVDGLELIRQAKSKYPNVCAIAMTGHSKEFNYVEVVNAGATDFVNKPFGIEELEAKIKRAIIERNTRQELNRLSITDSLTGLYNQRHFYVRLKEEIVRSRRQDYNLALILLDLDCFKQYNDKFGHLAGDRLLQKVGDVIGSSVREDVDSGYRYGGDEFAVILIDADASVAEMMSVRIRNGIEAACGLTASAGYAVFSGSMTAEELVAEADRKLYEKKEELKKGNLAIPENSAIYLV; from the coding sequence ATGGAAACAGATAATATTTGTTATGGCGATGAAGCCGTCCTCGTGGTGGATGATGAGGAGTTCGTGAGGGAACCGATAGTTGCCATGTTGGAGCGGCTGGGCTTTAAAGCGGAAGCGGAGCGATCCGGGGAGGAGGCGCTGGAAAGACTTGCGGAAAAAGAGTACACCTTCTTGCTGACGGATATCCGTATGCTCGGTGACGTGGACGGTCTTGAATTAATCCGTCAGGCCAAAAGCAAATACCCGAACGTCTGCGCCATTGCAATGACCGGCCATTCTAAAGAATTCAATTATGTGGAGGTGGTTAACGCAGGGGCCACGGACTTCGTTAACAAGCCGTTCGGAATTGAGGAACTCGAGGCCAAGATAAAACGGGCGATCATTGAGCGTAACACCCGTCAGGAACTCAATAGGCTCTCCATTACCGATTCCCTGACCGGGCTTTACAATCAGCGGCATTTTTATGTCCGCCTTAAAGAAGAGATCGTGAGGTCCAGAAGGCAGGATTATAATCTGGCCCTGATCCTTCTCGATCTGGACTGTTTCAAGCAGTATAATGATAAATTCGGACACCTGGCCGGCGACAGACTGCTTCAGAAGGTGGGGGACGTTATCGGCAGCAGCGTCAGGGAGGACGTGGATTCAGGGTATAGATACGGCGGCGACGAATTTGCCGTTATTCTCATAGATGCGGATGCGTCGGTTGCGGAGATGATGTCCGTGCGCATCCGGAATGGGATCGAGGCGGCCTGCGGGTTGACCGCAAGCGCAGGATATGCCGTCTTTTCCGGTAGCATGACAGCTGAGGAGCTGGTAGCTGAGGCGGACCGAAAGCTGTACGAAAAAAAGGAAGAGCTGAAGAAAGGTAACCTGGCGATCCCGGAAAATTCCGCAATTTATTTAGTCTGA
- the miaB gene encoding tRNA (N6-isopentenyl adenosine(37)-C2)-methylthiotransferase MiaB, whose translation MGCQMNAYDSDFLAQSLIINGFVPVNTPEQADVILINTCVIRAKPEQKAYSFLGRVSAIKAARPRTFLGLVGCLAQMKGAELLKRFPQLDLIMGSRELSRFPEVLKRIGHPSGKIVATGMDFGPPAHAPCHGYFHGRVSAHISIMEGCNNFCSYCIVPYVRGREISRSPEGIAAEANHLLSEGVKEITLLGQNVNSYSWLGEDNMRWTFPDLLHELDTLDGLLRLRFVTSHPKDLSDDLISCFKELQKLCPHIHLPFQAGANRILKLMRRGYTREDYMALIQKLRAVKPDIAITSDVMVGFPGETDQDFEQTLDLIKRVKFDALFSFNYSDRKGTSADKMDGKIDDATKASRLATLQTIQKGITTEKNKALEGKVVDILVEGGSKRGHQLSGRTDSHKVVNFTGNPDIIGRLVKVKIKHSFFNSLWGEEISSSLPDQ comes from the coding sequence ATGGGCTGCCAGATGAATGCATACGATTCTGATTTTCTTGCCCAGTCCCTGATCATTAATGGTTTTGTCCCGGTAAACACGCCTGAACAGGCGGATGTTATTCTCATCAACACCTGCGTCATACGGGCCAAACCTGAACAGAAGGCGTACAGTTTTCTTGGACGGGTTTCCGCCATCAAGGCGGCGCGCCCGCGCACATTCCTTGGACTTGTCGGGTGCCTCGCTCAGATGAAAGGCGCCGAGTTGTTGAAACGGTTTCCTCAACTGGACCTGATTATGGGTTCCAGGGAATTGTCCCGCTTTCCAGAGGTATTGAAGAGAATAGGTCATCCATCGGGAAAAATCGTGGCCACGGGGATGGATTTTGGTCCTCCCGCTCATGCGCCCTGTCACGGGTATTTTCATGGAAGGGTTTCGGCACACATTTCTATTATGGAGGGGTGCAATAACTTCTGCAGTTATTGCATTGTTCCCTACGTTCGTGGACGGGAAATATCGAGATCTCCTGAAGGGATCGCTGCCGAGGCGAATCATCTCCTTTCCGAGGGCGTCAAGGAGATTACGCTCCTTGGGCAAAATGTAAATTCCTATTCCTGGCTAGGGGAGGACAACATGAGATGGACCTTTCCAGACCTCCTGCATGAGCTGGATACACTGGACGGCTTGTTGCGACTCCGCTTTGTCACATCACACCCAAAGGACCTCTCTGATGATCTTATTTCCTGCTTCAAGGAACTCCAGAAGCTTTGCCCGCATATCCATCTTCCATTTCAGGCGGGGGCAAACCGTATTCTCAAGCTCATGCGACGGGGATATACCCGGGAAGACTATATGGCCCTGATCCAAAAACTAAGGGCCGTGAAACCGGATATTGCCATTACCAGCGATGTTATGGTAGGGTTTCCCGGAGAAACCGACCAAGATTTCGAACAGACCCTGGATCTCATCAAACGGGTCAAGTTTGATGCCCTCTTTTCTTTCAATTATTCCGATAGAAAAGGGACCTCAGCAGACAAAATGGATGGCAAAATTGATGACGCGACAAAAGCCTCCCGACTCGCCACTCTCCAGACCATCCAAAAAGGCATTACCACTGAAAAAAATAAGGCGCTTGAAGGAAAGGTGGTAGATATTCTGGTGGAGGGCGGAAGTAAAAGAGGACACCAGCTCTCCGGACGAACAGATTCCCATAAAGTTGTTAATTTTACCGGTAATCCAGATATCATAGGGAGATTAGTAAAAGTAAAAATTAAACATTCTTTTTTCAATTCCCTGTGGGGGGAAGAGATCTCATCGAGTCTGCCGGACCAATAA
- a CDS encoding DUF4911 domain-containing protein produces MSSPSTIAPRQGSLTRRYFRVDRKEIGYIRFTLESYAGMAMVTTVDPIAAWIEISISPGCEETILELLASLKSDEGLFIEQRL; encoded by the coding sequence ATGTCGTCTCCTTCGACCATCGCGCCTCGTCAAGGGTCGCTTACAAGGCGCTATTTCCGTGTAGATCGCAAGGAAATAGGATACATCCGGTTCACACTCGAATCGTACGCCGGGATGGCCATGGTAACGACAGTGGACCCCATTGCCGCGTGGATCGAGATTTCCATTTCTCCCGGGTGCGAAGAGACCATTTTGGAGTTGCTGGCGTCCCTGAAATCCGACGAAGGTCTTTTCATTGAGCAAAGGCTTTGA
- a CDS encoding NAD(+)/NADH kinase: MASQSVGIIYKHDHEPARKEAERLSTWFRKKDIRVFSEEMDAKGPANGTFKESSAIPTDVNWVVVLGGDGTLLGAARRVGRYGVPMLGVNLGGLGFLTCIPLDRLYPVVETMIQNGLDVETRVMLETKVLRNAAEAIQFQVLNDVVINKSTLARIIDLDVTINGNFLTTFRADGLIISTPTGSTAYNLSAGGPILYPTSESFVLTPICPFTLTNRPIIVPDSAVIDIKMGKESEETVILTFDGQVGFDLHHEDLVSIRKSDEKIILFKSPDHSYFEILRTKLMWGGATCRRVED, from the coding sequence ATGGCGTCTCAATCGGTCGGAATCATCTATAAACATGATCACGAACCGGCAAGAAAAGAGGCGGAAAGGCTTAGTACATGGTTCAGAAAGAAAGACATTCGGGTTTTTTCAGAAGAAATGGATGCCAAAGGACCTGCGAATGGAACCTTCAAGGAATCGTCTGCCATCCCGACGGATGTGAACTGGGTGGTTGTCCTGGGCGGAGACGGGACCCTCCTGGGGGCGGCGCGTCGCGTTGGCCGCTACGGCGTCCCTATGCTTGGGGTCAACTTGGGAGGTCTTGGGTTCCTCACCTGCATCCCCCTGGACCGGCTTTATCCGGTGGTCGAGACCATGATCCAAAACGGCCTCGATGTGGAAACCCGGGTGATGTTAGAGACCAAAGTCTTACGGAATGCGGCCGAGGCCATCCAGTTTCAGGTGCTCAACGATGTGGTGATCAACAAGAGCACACTGGCCAGGATTATCGATCTTGACGTCACGATCAACGGCAATTTTCTCACAACCTTCAGGGCCGACGGCCTCATCATCTCCACCCCGACCGGTTCCACCGCCTACAACCTCTCTGCAGGAGGCCCGATCCTCTACCCCACGTCCGAGAGCTTTGTCCTGACCCCGATTTGTCCGTTCACATTGACAAATCGACCGATCATTGTCCCGGATAGCGCGGTTATCGATATCAAGATGGGAAAAGAGAGCGAAGAGACCGTCATCCTGACGTTTGACGGACAGGTGGGATTTGATCTGCACCATGAGGACCTGGTGTCCATCCGGAAATCAGATGAAAAGATCATCCTTTTCAAGTCCCCGGATCACAGCTATTTCGAGATCCTCAGGACCAAGCTCATGTGGGGGGGGGCTACCTGTAGGAGGGTTGAAGATTGA
- the ade gene encoding adenine deaminase, which produces MGTPTETLRRRILAGKGEIPADLVLKNGRVVNLFSNKIQKGDVAVSDGFIVGVGLTYHGKIEVDVSNRWIIPGLIDGHLHIESSMLSPSHIATALLVHGTTAIVADPHEIANVLGLKGIRYMLKESSDIPFDIFFMAPSCVPATHLETSGATLTASDLKGLLDEPRILGLAEMMNFPGVLMGDPQVLEKIVLFQDRVVDGHCPMLSGYDLQAYLSAGIGSDHESTLRQEALEKMENGMMLMIREGTSARNLDALLPLVTDMNRDRFCFVSDDLHAEDIQDRGHLDFVMRKAVRSGLDPMTAIRLATLNPAAYFGLRKKGAIAPGYQADIVVLSDLETFAVDDVYKDGRHVVRDGEPVDSGWWNTPAFLREPSSPLPIAPFHPGDFRIPHPGGRARIIQLVPGQILTHTRMEAVPSVNGFVKTAPERDLLKLAVVERHTGSGNIGLGLVSGFGLLEGAIASSIAHDSHNVIVAGVTDEEICRAVEVVRDMGGGLAVVRGHEICASVPLEIGGLMSAQPLQRMVPQLKMIKRAAVELGCPLEDPFMVLSFLALPVIPELKLTDKGLVDVNRFELVPLFMEA; this is translated from the coding sequence ATGGGAACTCCGACAGAAACCCTCAGGCGAAGGATCCTGGCCGGCAAAGGAGAGATCCCGGCGGATCTCGTCCTGAAAAACGGCCGGGTCGTCAATCTCTTTTCCAACAAGATCCAGAAAGGGGATGTTGCGGTTTCGGATGGGTTCATCGTAGGGGTGGGGCTTACCTATCACGGGAAAATTGAAGTTGACGTCAGCAACCGATGGATCATTCCGGGCCTCATCGACGGACATCTTCATATAGAGAGCAGCATGCTTTCCCCTTCGCATATTGCAACCGCGCTCCTCGTTCATGGGACGACGGCCATTGTGGCAGACCCCCATGAAATTGCCAATGTCCTGGGTCTTAAGGGTATCCGGTATATGCTGAAGGAGAGCAGCGATATCCCCTTTGATATATTTTTCATGGCCCCCTCCTGCGTGCCGGCCACCCACCTGGAGACTTCGGGCGCCACCCTGACCGCCTCGGATCTTAAGGGACTCCTGGATGAACCCCGCATCCTGGGATTGGCGGAGATGATGAATTTCCCGGGAGTCCTTATGGGAGATCCCCAGGTCCTTGAAAAGATTGTTCTCTTTCAGGATCGGGTGGTGGATGGACATTGCCCCATGCTGTCCGGCTATGATCTCCAGGCATACCTGAGCGCGGGGATCGGATCTGATCACGAATCGACCCTTCGTCAGGAAGCCCTTGAAAAGATGGAAAATGGGATGATGCTCATGATCCGCGAGGGGACATCGGCCAGGAATCTGGATGCGTTGCTTCCGCTGGTCACCGATATGAATCGGGATCGGTTCTGTTTTGTTTCAGACGACCTTCATGCCGAGGATATTCAGGATCGAGGGCATCTTGATTTTGTTATGAGAAAAGCGGTTCGATCCGGTCTGGATCCGATGACGGCCATACGATTGGCGACCTTGAATCCGGCCGCCTACTTCGGTCTGCGCAAAAAGGGCGCCATAGCTCCCGGTTATCAGGCGGATATCGTTGTTTTGAGCGATCTCGAAACTTTCGCGGTCGACGATGTGTACAAGGACGGGAGGCATGTGGTCCGGGACGGTGAGCCGGTTGACTCCGGGTGGTGGAATACTCCGGCGTTTTTGCGTGAACCCTCCAGCCCTCTGCCGATCGCTCCGTTTCATCCTGGTGATTTTCGCATTCCCCATCCCGGGGGCAGGGCGCGAATCATCCAACTGGTGCCCGGACAGATCCTTACCCACACCCGCATGGAAGCCGTTCCATCAGTAAATGGGTTCGTAAAGACAGCCCCTGAAAGGGATCTGCTGAAACTGGCAGTGGTGGAACGGCATACAGGAAGCGGCAACATCGGGCTGGGACTGGTCAGCGGTTTTGGACTCCTGGAGGGTGCGATCGCTTCATCCATTGCCCACGATTCTCACAATGTAATCGTTGCCGGCGTTACGGATGAGGAGATCTGCAGGGCTGTCGAGGTGGTGAGAGACATGGGAGGGGGGCTCGCCGTGGTGCGGGGCCATGAGATCTGTGCGAGCGTGCCCCTGGAAATCGGCGGCCTGATGTCCGCTCAGCCTCTTCAAAGAATGGTCCCACAGCTCAAGATGATCAAGCGGGCCGCTGTTGAACTGGGTTGCCCATTGGAGGACCCCTTTATGGTCCTCTCCTTTCTGGCCCTCCCGGTGATCCCCGAACTCAAGCTGACCGACAAGGGACTGGTGGATGTCAACCGTTTTGAACTCGTTCCCCTTTTTATGGAAGCGTAG
- a CDS encoding ATP-binding protein, with amino-acid sequence MMKEPFVEFMNNELGPRTVLIACGLPASYKTETTEVIADLKGYTILRSDLIRLEVLKNEDIFDEKVASSMKKRTLVYDEMFRMAHELAADGTSMILDATFVTQALRMRAAEVAETHGMKLVIQQTHCPKAVSLSRISRRTKENYESNALTEQAYTNNVNRFEPVDLDALKGHYSRSSFVHLLVDTTSDLTEEWFVIGKTTR; translated from the coding sequence ATGATGAAGGAACCATTTGTGGAGTTTATGAATAATGAGTTGGGGCCAAGAACCGTTCTCATTGCCTGCGGCCTGCCCGCATCCTACAAGACGGAAACGACGGAGGTCATCGCCGATCTGAAGGGATACACTATTCTGAGATCCGATCTGATCCGCCTGGAGGTGCTCAAGAACGAGGATATCTTCGATGAAAAGGTGGCGTCCAGTATGAAGAAGCGGACACTGGTGTATGACGAGATGTTCAGGATGGCCCATGAGCTGGCCGCTGACGGCACTTCCATGATCTTGGACGCCACATTTGTCACCCAGGCCCTCAGGATGCGGGCGGCAGAGGTGGCGGAGACACACGGAATGAAGCTGGTGATTCAACAGACCCACTGCCCGAAAGCGGTTTCCCTCAGCCGTATCTCGAGACGGACCAAAGAGAATTATGAATCAAACGCCCTGACCGAGCAGGCCTATACCAATAACGTAAACAGATTCGAGCCGGTGGACCTGGATGCGCTCAAAGGGCATTATTCCAGATCAAGTTTCGTCCATCTTCTGGTGGATACCACATCGGATTTGACCGAAGAATGGTTCGTGATCGGAAAGACGACTCGATAG
- a CDS encoding gluconokinase — protein MTVVQTHISIVFVADAFVYKVKKPVNFGFLDFSTLEKRKFYCHREVDLNRRLSKDLYLGVLPVTLRGTTHTLRETGGEAVDYAVKMKRIPDDKLMKSLFPRNGIEKTHLKQIAEVVAAFHANTARTPEIDAFGAPERFKINTDENFDQISKYVGITITEKQFRSLKRWTEDFYQSHGSLFMERVVQGRIRDCHGDLHMEHICLTEDLPIFDCIEFNDRFRYSDTIADIAFLLMDLEYHGGGDLAGTLWDYYKELAREEEMDALLTFYKVYRAVVRGKVNGFQVDDASIGKQEKERAVLTAGKYFQLATSYIGV, from the coding sequence GTGACCGTGGTGCAGACCCACATCTCCATCGTGTTTGTGGCGGATGCGTTTGTATATAAGGTCAAGAAGCCTGTTAATTTCGGTTTCTTGGACTTCTCCACCCTGGAGAAACGGAAATTCTACTGCCACCGGGAGGTTGACCTGAACCGGCGGCTCAGCAAGGACCTCTATTTAGGGGTCCTCCCCGTCACCCTCCGGGGGACAACACACACCCTTCGGGAAACCGGAGGAGAGGCGGTGGACTACGCGGTCAAGATGAAACGGATCCCGGATGACAAGCTCATGAAATCGCTCTTTCCCCGCAATGGGATAGAGAAAACTCATCTTAAGCAGATCGCCGAGGTCGTTGCCGCGTTCCACGCAAACACCGCCAGGACCCCTGAGATCGACGCCTTCGGGGCGCCGGAACGGTTTAAGATCAATACGGACGAAAACTTCGATCAGATCAGCAAGTATGTGGGGATAACCATTACTGAGAAGCAGTTCCGGTCACTTAAGCGCTGGACAGAGGACTTCTATCAATCGCATGGATCGCTCTTTATGGAGAGGGTAGTGCAGGGCCGGATCAGAGACTGTCATGGCGACCTTCACATGGAGCACATCTGCCTGACAGAAGACCTCCCCATCTTCGACTGCATCGAATTCAATGATCGCTTCCGTTACAGCGATACCATTGCAGATATCGCCTTTCTCTTGATGGACCTGGAGTATCATGGGGGTGGTGATCTTGCCGGAACCCTTTGGGACTATTACAAAGAGCTGGCCCGGGAGGAAGAGATGGATGCGCTGCTGACGTTCTACAAGGTCTATCGGGCGGTGGTTCGGGGAAAGGTAAACGGATTTCAAGTGGATGACGCGTCTATCGGCAAGCAGGAAAAAGAGAGGGCGGTCTTGACGGCCGGAAAATACTTTCAGCTCGCAACCTCGTATATAGGGGTTTAG
- a CDS encoding PHP domain-containing protein — MKIDLHIHSRDCSDGKLTLPEIFKEAHSRGIGLISITDHDNIACQETARSLASHYGMDYLSGVELNISFSHPDYKSGKAVSLDVLGYDYDIHDSPLINKIGELIAYRRRRAEEILNKINLEFIKRGLVPFTQKDLLAIEETVDGAFGRPHIANYMVRKGMVATRQEAFDNYLVACNVPKMPLSLEEASRLIRGAGGKLMLAHGNDPNGTSLMGLTTSIQEQCRIIREAMVPFLDGLECWHSRLSAESTSAYIELAREEGLMVTGGSDCHQDPIIMGTVDVPGYVAEQFGIKATESRS; from the coding sequence ATGAAAATTGATCTTCATATACATTCCAGAGACTGCTCGGACGGCAAGCTGACCCTTCCGGAGATCTTCAAAGAGGCCCATTCAAGAGGTATCGGGCTGATTTCAATCACAGATCACGATAATATCGCCTGCCAGGAGACCGCGAGATCCCTGGCATCGCATTACGGGATGGATTATCTGTCCGGGGTGGAATTAAACATCTCTTTTTCACACCCCGACTATAAAAGCGGAAAGGCCGTATCTCTGGATGTCCTGGGATACGACTATGATATCCACGATTCTCCCCTCATCAATAAGATAGGAGAACTGATCGCCTATCGTCGACGCCGGGCCGAAGAGATCCTGAATAAGATCAACCTGGAATTCATAAAAAGGGGTTTGGTTCCCTTTACGCAGAAAGATCTCCTGGCCATTGAAGAGACGGTTGACGGCGCCTTTGGCAGGCCGCACATCGCCAACTATATGGTCAGAAAAGGGATGGTCGCCACACGGCAGGAGGCTTTTGACAACTATCTGGTGGCCTGTAATGTGCCTAAAATGCCCCTTTCCCTGGAAGAGGCCTCCCGCCTTATCCGGGGGGCGGGAGGCAAATTGATGCTGGCCCACGGAAATGACCCCAACGGGACTTCCCTGATGGGCCTGACAACATCCATTCAGGAACAATGCCGGATCATCCGGGAGGCCATGGTTCCCTTTCTGGATGGTCTGGAATGCTGGCATTCGAGGCTCAGCGCTGAGAGCACCTCGGCCTACATCGAGTTGGCCCGGGAGGAAGGATTAATGGTCACGGGCGGGTCTGACTGTCATCAAGACCCGATTATTATGGGTACGGTCGATGTGCCGGGCTATGTGGCGGAACAGTTCGGCATCAAAGCGACGGAAAGCAGATCATGA
- a CDS encoding indolepyruvate oxidoreductase subunit beta has translation MKKPLNLIITGVGGQGNVLASQILGQTALRKGFRVTIGETFGLSQRGGAVMSHIRLSEAKIYGPLIPPNTAHIIIGLEPLETLRIVEEYGNEETVFITNSRPIHPLNVIAGDVEYPDPEWIRNILEKAGQKLYWLNATDKALDLGGPIILNMIMLGALCALPGFPLAASDIQEVIQSIFPASKLPANVRALQLGGDMIRDYEN, from the coding sequence ATGAAAAAGCCGTTAAACCTGATCATTACCGGAGTCGGGGGACAGGGGAATGTCCTGGCATCCCAGATACTGGGTCAGACCGCACTCAGGAAGGGGTTTCGGGTCACCATCGGCGAGACCTTCGGCCTGTCTCAGAGGGGCGGGGCCGTGATGAGTCACATCCGCCTGTCTGAAGCGAAAATTTATGGCCCGCTGATACCGCCCAACACGGCCCACATCATCATCGGGCTGGAGCCGCTGGAGACCTTGCGGATTGTGGAGGAATATGGCAATGAAGAGACGGTGTTTATCACCAACTCCAGGCCCATACATCCCTTGAATGTGATCGCCGGCGATGTGGAATATCCTGATCCTGAATGGATCCGGAACATCCTGGAAAAGGCCGGTCAGAAGCTTTACTGGCTGAACGCCACGGACAAGGCCCTGGATCTGGGAGGTCCCATCATTCTCAACATGATTATGCTGGGCGCACTCTGCGCACTCCCCGGTTTCCCTTTAGCCGCCAGCGATATCCAGGAGGTCATTCAGAGCATCTTCCCCGCCTCCAAACTCCCCGCAAATGTGAGGGCACTGCAACTCGGCGGAGACATGATTCGAGATTATGAAAATTGA